The DNA sequence ATTCTCGCGGCAGAATTTCGTGATCTCTTCTCCCTGGCGGGGTTCCTGCCGGCCAAAATCATTGGACGGTATGCCAATGATCTCAAAATCCTGCCCGCGGTATTTCCGGTATAATTCTTCGAGTTCTTTCAGCTGCGGAGTCAGCCCACATTCAGTTGCAGTATTTACGATCAGGAGTACTTTCCCTTCATATTCCGAAAGGCTAATCTTTTGTCCGTTGATCTTTTCTATGCTGAACCTGAAGATAGTTTTGTCCATTATAAAGCTGATAATACCGATCCATTTCAACCGAGCGGATCACCTTTTCTATTTCTTCCTCTTCTTCAGCGTCGTAACGTTCCTTCAGGTCATGTCCGAAAACCCTTGCCACCGATTGCCAGAAGAAAGCGCTGAACCTACTTTTTAATTCCTGTAATAACACATAACTGGTGCGTCCGGTTTCACGGTCTATAAGTTTAATCAGGATTTTTCCCTGGGTGATGGTCAGGTTGCGAAGGTCCTTCTCGAAATTATCCTTAATATCCTGCTCTATTCTATCGATGATCTTTTTCTGTTCCTTTTCGTTCTTCGCATGCAGGAGTTCATATTCCATTTCCCGGTACCTGGCCCCGGCAAACTTTGCATAGGGCAACACTTTCAGGACGTCGCGTCGTAGCTTGGTATAACGCACCTGTTCGCGGCGACTTTTAAAGACGAGCTTCCCGGTAACGAAAACCGGGCTCAGCATTAAATGCGGAATGGTATCACTTCCGGAAGAACCGGCGCCGGTTTTTTCCTGCACCTGCTGCCCAAGGACCGCTTCCGGGGTACAGACTGCCAGCGCCAGGAAGAATAAGAAAACAGCTCCAATGTATTTATATACCACTTCAACCCCTTATTTATTACAAAAATAATAATTGTTATATTGCTGCTTGCAAAAAAAACGTTTTTTGTACTTGAATGTTACCAGAACAGGAGACATACGTGATTGAATTTATGCCAGAGTTAGTTATTGATCTGGAGGCGGAGAAGAAAGAGATCATCAAACGCTACAGGGCGCTTCTCAGAGCTTGCAAGCCTACTTTACAAAAGGGGGATAAGAAACTGATAAGGAAAGCTTTTGTAAAGTCGATGGAAGCGCATAAGGAAATGCGCCGCAAATCAGGAGAACCTTATATCTATCATCCCGTGGCCGTAGCGCAGATATGTGCGGAAGAAATAGGATTGGGCACTACATCCATTGTTTGTGCCTTGCTGCATGATACGGTCGAAGATACCGATCTAACCCTGGAGGATATAGAACAGGAATTCGGACCGAAATGCTCCCATATTATCGACGGCCTCACTAAGATATCGGGGGTTTTCGATCAAAGTTCTTCCCTGCAGGCGGAGAATTTCCGGAAAATGCTGCTCACCCTGGCCGATGATGTCAGGGTTATCCTGATCAAACTGGCCGACCGCCTCCATAATATGCGTACCATGGAGCATATGCCCCGTGAAAAGCAGCTGAAAATTTCTTCGGAAACCATTTATCTCTATGCTCCGTTGGCCCACCGGTTGGGACTCTATGCGATTAAATCGGAGCTGGAAGACCTTTCCATGAAATATACCGAAACGGCGACCTATAAATTCATTGCTCAGAAGCTGAAAGAAACCAAGGCAGACAGGCGGCGTTTCATAAGAGAATTTATTGAGCCGCTGAAAAAAGCGCTTGCCGATCAGGGCCTGAATGCCCAGGTAATGGGCAGGCCGAAGTCCATTCATTCCATCTGGACCAAAATGAAGAACAAAGGGGTTCCCTTCGAGGAAGTCTATGATTTGTTCGCCATCCGGGTAATCCTTGATAGTCATCCTGAAAACGAAAAGTCTGATTGCTGGAAAGCCTATTCCCTTGTCACGGACTTCTATCACCCCAATCCTGACCGGCTGCGCGACTGGATCTCCAGCCCTAAGGGCAACGGGTATGAATCGCTCCATACAACCGTAATGGGCCCCAAGGGACGATGGGTAGAAGTGCAGATACGTACTAAGAGAATGGACGAAATTGCGGAGAAAGGTTTCGCCGCCCATTGGAAATACAAAGAATCCAGCAGTGACAGCGGATTGGACAACTGGATCCGGAAGGTTCGAGAAACCCTGAGCAACCCGGAGACCAATGCACTTGACTTTATTGACGAGTTCAAGATGAACCTGTTCTCTGACGAGGTCTTCGTGTTTACGCCCAAAGGACAATTGGTGAAACTTCCCAATAATGCCACGGCACTGGACTTTGCATTTGAAATACATACCGATATCGGAGCCCGCTGTATTGGCGCGAAAGTAAATCATAAGCTGGTTCCTTTAAGCTACCAGTTGCAGAACGGCGACCAGCTGGAGATCATTACTTCCGGAAAGCAAAAGCCGAAGGAAGACTGGCTAAGCACCGTGGTGACGGCAAAGGCAAAATCAAAGATCAAGGCTTCGCTGAAGGAAGAACGCCGCAGAGTGGCCGAGGAAGGCAAGGAAATGCTGGACAGGAAAATGAATGCCCTCAAGATCCCGGTCAATTCCAATAATCTGCATAAGATCGCCTATTTCCTTAAGCTGTCAAGCATCCAGGAACTTTATTACCAGTTCGCTACAGGCAAAGTGGAAGCAAAACACCTGAAGGGCTACCTGGAAGCGGAAAAAGCGGTGGAGAACAAGCTTCCGGAAAAGATAGAGAACAATAATATAGACCGGCTGCTCCGCTCGGTGAAGAGCAAGGCAGACGCCGCTTTGCTGATCGGGGAAGACCTGGGCCGTATTGATTACAAACTGGCTACCTGCTGCAATCCCATACCCGGCGACGATGTATTCGGCTTTGTTACTGTCAGCGAAGGAATAAAGATCCATCGTACCAGTTGCCCCAATGCGGCGCGCCTGCTGGCGAATTTCGGTTACAGGGTGGTAAAAGCCAAATGGACCGGAACCCAGGAAATTGCCTTTCTCACCGGCCTCAAGATCACCGGCATTGATGATATAGGAGTGGTAAACAATATAACCAAAGTGATTTCAAATGATCTGAAGGTGAACATCCGATCCATAATGATCGATAGCAACGACGGTATTTTCGAGGGCTCTATCATGGTTTATGTCCACGGAACATCCCATTTGGACAACCTTATTAAAACCCTGAAGCAGGTAAACGGGGTTTTAACAGTTGACCGCTTCGAGGCGGTTCGTTAATAAAATCTATATATTCGCAAAAAAACGGTATTTTTGCAAAAATTGGAGAAATCATGGTGAAGGCCGAAACGACAAAAATGGTTCGGAAGATTTTTGAAGGCTACCTTGAAAAGAACAGCCTCCGGAAGACGCCCGAACGGTTCGCTATATTGGAAGAAATTTATTCCCGTGACGATCATTTTGATGTGGAATCGCTTTACATCCATATGAAGAATAAAAAGTACAGGGTAAGCAGGGCTACGGTCTATAATACGCTGGAGCTGCTGGTCTCATGCGACCTGGTCACCAAGCATCAGTTTGGAAAAAACATGGCCCAGTTTGAAAAATCGTACGGTTATCATCAGCATGACCACATCATCTGCCTGGACTGTGGAAAAGTCGTGGAGTTCTGCGATCCGAGGATCCAGCAAATCCAGAGTATGATGGGCAGCCTGCTGAAATTTGACATTAAACATCATTCGCTCAACCTGTATGGCGCCTGCCAGAAATTACGCGGCAACGGTACCTGTGAGTCTTACGTCCAAAATTAAGTTATCAGAATATGCAAGTTGATGTGCTCCTTGGCCTTCAGTGGGGTGACGAAGGAAAAGGGAAAATAGTGGACGTTCTGAGTCCGCAATACGATCTCATAGCAAGGTTTCAGGGCGGTCCGAATGCCGGGCATACGCTCGAATTCGACGGTAAGAAATTCGTACTTCATACCATCCCTTCCGGGATATTTTTTGAGAATACGCTGAACCTGATCGGCAACGGCGTGGTCATTGACCCGGTGATCCTGCGGGAAGAGATCCGGGTCCTGCAGCAAGCCGGTTCCGATCCCCTCGCTTCGGGCAATCTGGTCGTTTCCCGGAAAGCCCACCTTATTCTTCCTACGCATCGCCTGCTGGATGCCGCGTCGGAAAATAAAATGGGCCTCAATAAAATTGGCTCTACCCTGAAGGGTATCGGACCTACCTACATGGACAAAACCGGCCGGAACGGCCTCCGCGTAGGAGATATCGCCCTGCCCGACTTCCGGGAACGTTACGAAAAGCTTCGGGACAAACACAAAGGCTTGCTTGACAATTCAGGCTATTCCTATGAGGAAGGGCTGGAAGAAAAGGAAAAGCAATTCTTCCAGGCCATCGAATTTATTTCACAGTTGAAATTCGTAGACGGGGAACACCTGGTCAACAGTTACCTGGCAGACGGAAAAAAAGTACTGGCTGAAGGAGCGCAGGGCACTTTGCTGGATATCGATTTTGGCTCCTACCCCTTCGTTACTTCCTCTAACACTACCACGGCGGGCGCCTGCACCGGGCTGGGGGTTGCGCCCGGACGTATCGGAGAAGTATTCGGCATCTTTAAAGCTTATTGCACGCGCGTTGGCGGAGGCCCCTTCCCCACTGAACTGGAAAATGAAACCGGTGAACAACTGCGGGCGCAGGGACATGAATTCGGTGCTACCACAGGCAGGCCGCGGCGCTGCGGGTGGATAGACCTTCCGGCTCTGAAATATGCGATCATGCTGAACGGCGTCAGCCAGCTGGTCATGACAAAGGCAGACGTACTCAGCGGCTTCGGGCGGATATACGCCTGCACCCATTACCAATACGACGGGGAATTAATTGATTATATGCCTTACGATATCTGTTCCCGGAAAGCAGAACCTGTCTGGAAAGAAATAGACGGCTGGAAGGAAGACATCTCGGGTTGCCGCTCCGAAGAAGAGCTTCCCGCTAGTCTTGCAAATTATATTTCCTTCCTCGAAAAGGAGCTTGGCGTACCGGTCAAATACCTGTCAGTAGGCCCTGACCGCACCCAGACCCTGCAATTAACCTGATCAGCGGAAGCATGTTCCACATGAATGCTGCCGAAGAATTCAGCATCGACGATCCGGAACAATTCAAGCTAAAGGCCTTTTACAGGGCCAGCCGTCAGGAACACGTCTGTTGCCTTGATTCCGGCGGTTACCATGAGGGCCATTCCTCTTTTGACTGGCTTATCGGATCGGGAGCCCGAAGCAGCTTACAGCCAGTCGAAAACTGCTTCGGGGCACTGGAAACTTTCATAAAGGAAGTTCCCGGCTGGAAGCTCGGCTTCCTGGGATACGATCTTAAAAACGAAGTAGAAAGGCTTTCTTCCGAAAATTCCGATCCGTTGGGATTCCCGCCGCTTTATTTCTTTGTTCCCCGCGAACTCATTATGCTGAAAGGAAATTCCGTCCGGATCAGCAGCGAATCCAGCCCTTCCGGGGTATTCCGGGAAATACTGGATACGCCGCTTCCTGAGGCAGGCGCTCCGCCGCCGCCGCCGCGCATCCGGCAACGCGTCTCCAGGGCGGGCTATCTCGAAACAGTAGCGGCGATCCGCCGCCATATTGTGGAAGGCGACGTGTACGAACTGAATTATTGTCTTGATTTTTACGCCGAGAACTATGAATGTGACCCCGCCCGCCTGTTTCTGCGCCTGAACGAAACCGCCCCTGCTCCCTTTGCATCTTTTCTGAAACTGGGTAAGCAATTTATACTCTGCGCTTCTCCCGAACGTTTCTTAAAGAAAACGGGAAGCCGGATCATCTCCCAGCCCATCAAAGGTACGATACGGCGCAGCGAGCATCCCGGGGAAGACCAGGCGCTAAAAAAAGCCCTGCGGAACAGCGAAAAGGAACAAGCGGAAAACGTAATGATCGTTGATCTTGTTCGCAATGACCTTTCCCGCAGTGCCGTGCCCGGAACCGTCCGGGTAAGCGAGCTTTTCGGGATCCACACTTTCCGGCACTGGCACCAGATGATCTCCACGGTAGAAGCCGAAGCAAAACCGGGACTTTCCGCCGCCGACATCATCCGCCATGCCTTTCCTATGGGCTCCATGACGGGAGCGCCAAAGATCATGGCCATGAAGCTGATCGACAAATTTGAAGAAGTAAAAAGGGGCGCGTTCTCAGGGGCCATCGGGTATTTTTCCCCCGAAGGAGATTTCGATTTCAACGTAGTCATCCGCTCCATACTTTATAACAGCCAAACCGGCTACCTCTCTTTCCCGGTAGGAAGCGCCATCACCTACGATTCAGTCGCTGAAAACGAATACGAGGAATGTTTGTTAAAAGCAAAGGCCATCAGGAACCTCTTTAATTCCGCCAGATGAAGAAGAATGTACGCAGAAAAGCCCTTACCGCATTTGTACTATTGCTGGTCATCCTGGCGATCAGCTGGCTGAATACGAAGCAGGATTGGATAGAAGCAATTTATGCGCTGAAGATATACCCGCCGCTGGGAAATGCCCTCCGGGCACTCTTCGGATGGATTCCTTTCAGCCTGGGAGACATCCTTTACTTGCAAGTCGTGGTATTCCTGGTGATTTATCTTGTCCGGCTATTCCGGCGCCTTTTCACCCGTAAACTTCGCGCCGCGCTTTGCAGCTTCCTCCAACTGCTCATTGTACTGGAAGTAACTGCAATTATTTTTTACGTCTTCTGGGGCATGAACTACTTTCGCCACAGCACGGCAGAGCGTTTACAGCTTGACCGAAAAAATTACGGACTTGAAGAACTTGTACCCGCCGCCGGCTATCTTATCGAAAAGGCCAATCATAACCGCGCACTTATCAGCCGCGAGGAACTGGAAGAAACCGGTAACCGGGAAGTTTACCGTATGGCCGAGCAAGCCTGTCTGGAATTGGGGAAGATAAATCCGGCTTTTTTCATTCGCAATCCCAAAGTAAAACCTGCACTATTTACTCCGCTCATCAACTTCATGGGCGTTGCCGGCTATTTCAACCCCTTTACCGGCGAAGCCCAGGTAAACTATGCCATGCCCACCCATATAAAGCCTTTTGTCGCCTGCCATGAAATTGCCCACCAGGCGGGTTTCGGCCCCGAAGATGCCGCCAGCTTTGCCGGTTTCCTTGCCGGCACCCATTCCGAGAGCCCGCTGCTTCAATATTCGGTGTACTATGCAGCCATGAAGGACGTATTGCGCGAAATCTCCAGGACAGACCGTAAAGCCTATGCCGATTTATACGCCCGCATTTCCCCCGAG is a window from the Anseongella ginsenosidimutans genome containing:
- a CDS encoding Fur family transcriptional regulator; amino-acid sequence: MVKAETTKMVRKIFEGYLEKNSLRKTPERFAILEEIYSRDDHFDVESLYIHMKNKKYRVSRATVYNTLELLVSCDLVTKHQFGKNMAQFEKSYGYHQHDHIICLDCGKVVEFCDPRIQQIQSMMGSLLKFDIKHHSLNLYGACQKLRGNGTCESYVQN
- a CDS encoding adenylosuccinate synthase, with translation MQVDVLLGLQWGDEGKGKIVDVLSPQYDLIARFQGGPNAGHTLEFDGKKFVLHTIPSGIFFENTLNLIGNGVVIDPVILREEIRVLQQAGSDPLASGNLVVSRKAHLILPTHRLLDAASENKMGLNKIGSTLKGIGPTYMDKTGRNGLRVGDIALPDFRERYEKLRDKHKGLLDNSGYSYEEGLEEKEKQFFQAIEFISQLKFVDGEHLVNSYLADGKKVLAEGAQGTLLDIDFGSYPFVTSSNTTTAGACTGLGVAPGRIGEVFGIFKAYCTRVGGGPFPTELENETGEQLRAQGHEFGATTGRPRRCGWIDLPALKYAIMLNGVSQLVMTKADVLSGFGRIYACTHYQYDGELIDYMPYDICSRKAEPVWKEIDGWKEDISGCRSEEELPASLANYISFLEKELGVPVKYLSVGPDRTQTLQLT
- a CDS encoding RelA/SpoT family protein is translated as MPELVIDLEAEKKEIIKRYRALLRACKPTLQKGDKKLIRKAFVKSMEAHKEMRRKSGEPYIYHPVAVAQICAEEIGLGTTSIVCALLHDTVEDTDLTLEDIEQEFGPKCSHIIDGLTKISGVFDQSSSLQAENFRKMLLTLADDVRVILIKLADRLHNMRTMEHMPREKQLKISSETIYLYAPLAHRLGLYAIKSELEDLSMKYTETATYKFIAQKLKETKADRRRFIREFIEPLKKALADQGLNAQVMGRPKSIHSIWTKMKNKGVPFEEVYDLFAIRVILDSHPENEKSDCWKAYSLVTDFYHPNPDRLRDWISSPKGNGYESLHTTVMGPKGRWVEVQIRTKRMDEIAEKGFAAHWKYKESSSDSGLDNWIRKVRETLSNPETNALDFIDEFKMNLFSDEVFVFTPKGQLVKLPNNATALDFAFEIHTDIGARCIGAKVNHKLVPLSYQLQNGDQLEIITSGKQKPKEDWLSTVVTAKAKSKIKASLKEERRRVAEEGKEMLDRKMNALKIPVNSNNLHKIAYFLKLSSIQELYYQFATGKVEAKHLKGYLEAEKAVENKLPEKIENNNIDRLLRSVKSKADAALLIGEDLGRIDYKLATCCNPIPGDDVFGFVTVSEGIKIHRTSCPNAARLLANFGYRVVKAKWTGTQEIAFLTGLKITGIDDIGVVNNITKVISNDLKVNIRSIMIDSNDGIFEGSIMVYVHGTSHLDNLIKTLKQVNGVLTVDRFEAVR
- a CDS encoding DUF3810 domain-containing protein, whose translation is MKKNVRRKALTAFVLLLVILAISWLNTKQDWIEAIYALKIYPPLGNALRALFGWIPFSLGDILYLQVVVFLVIYLVRLFRRLFTRKLRAALCSFLQLLIVLEVTAIIFYVFWGMNYFRHSTAERLQLDRKNYGLEELVPAAGYLIEKANHNRALISREELEETGNREVYRMAEQACLELGKINPAFFIRNPKVKPALFTPLINFMGVAGYFNPFTGEAQVNYAMPTHIKPFVACHEIAHQAGFGPEDAASFAGFLAGTHSESPLLQYSVYYAAMKDVLREISRTDRKAYADLYARISPEIRKDLDTEYRYWAYYRGPVDAISDFLYDHFLKANNQPKGLRTYNEMISLLIAYYQQQGILRD
- a CDS encoding anthranilate synthase component I family protein, with product MFHMNAAEEFSIDDPEQFKLKAFYRASRQEHVCCLDSGGYHEGHSSFDWLIGSGARSSLQPVENCFGALETFIKEVPGWKLGFLGYDLKNEVERLSSENSDPLGFPPLYFFVPRELIMLKGNSVRISSESSPSGVFREILDTPLPEAGAPPPPPRIRQRVSRAGYLETVAAIRRHIVEGDVYELNYCLDFYAENYECDPARLFLRLNETAPAPFASFLKLGKQFILCASPERFLKKTGSRIISQPIKGTIRRSEHPGEDQALKKALRNSEKEQAENVMIVDLVRNDLSRSAVPGTVRVSELFGIHTFRHWHQMISTVEAEAKPGLSAADIIRHAFPMGSMTGAPKIMAMKLIDKFEEVKRGAFSGAIGYFSPEGDFDFNVVIRSILYNSQTGYLSFPVGSAITYDSVAENEYEECLLKAKAIRNLFNSAR
- a CDS encoding DUF4294 domain-containing protein yields the protein MVYKYIGAVFLFFLALAVCTPEAVLGQQVQEKTGAGSSGSDTIPHLMLSPVFVTGKLVFKSRREQVRYTKLRRDVLKVLPYAKFAGARYREMEYELLHAKNEKEQKKIIDRIEQDIKDNFEKDLRNLTITQGKILIKLIDRETGRTSYVLLQELKSRFSAFFWQSVARVFGHDLKERYDAEEEEEIEKVIRSVEMDRYYQLYNGQNYLQVQHRKDQRTKD